TGTTAGACCCGCCGTTCAATACCTCCGACTTGAATCCCGGTTATATCCGTGGCTACGTGCCGGGGGTGCGCGAAAACGGCGGGCAATATACCCATGCGGCGATTTGGGCAGCGATGGCGTTTGCGCGTTTGGGCGACAGCGCACGCGCGTGGGAATTACTGGGCATGATTAACCCGATCAACCACGCCAACTCACCGCAAGCGGTGGCAACGTACAAGGTCGAGCCGTATGTGATTGCCGCCGACGTGTACGGCGTTGCCCCGCATACCGGACGTGGCGGCTGGACCTGGTATACCGGCTCGGCAAGCTGGATGTACCGGCTGATTACCGAATCGTTGCTGGGATTGCGGCGCGAAGGCGACAGTTTGCGCTTTGAGCCGTGTTTACCACCAGAGTGGGCGGGATTCAAGATGCACTACCGTTATCGGGAAACCCTTTATTATATTGTGGTTTCGCAGTTAAATGCCCAGGAAGGTAAAAATAACGTAACACTTGACGGTGTTAATCAGCTCAACGGCATTATTTTGTTGCTAGATGACCACATTAAACATGACGTTCAAGTTAAAATAGCGCGGGATTATTAATCCGTTATCGGTTTAAACAATCAGGTCTATTTTTATTGTTGATAAATCGCTGTTTTTAAAATCTATTTTGTGATTTACCTTGCTATATTAGTCAATGTAGCGCTTAATGAACCTATAGAGTTTTTAGAAAAAATTAATTCCATCACAGATAAAGGAGATATATTATGAGCACTCAAGAAAATTATAAACAAAAGATCGAAGGCGAGTTAGCCTTAGCCCAAGCCAAATTAGCCGAGTTTCAAGCGCGTGCAAAGATGGCTTCAGCCGATACCCGTATTAGCTATGACGAACACATGCATGACATGGAGAAGAAGTTTGACGTAGCCAAAGCGAAATTAAAAGAGTTTGGCGAAGCCAGTGATGGCGCATGGGAAAATATGAAAGATGGCGTAGAAAGCGCTTGGCATTCATTAAGCAATTCCGTTAAAGACGCTACGGCTAAATTCAAAGCTTAACCCTGCTCTCTTTCCCCTTTCCAATCAGTTTTGCTAACACACTAGCATTTTAGGGCAGTCTATTGACTTTACCTCCCCCAAAAGGTGGGCTGCCTTACTTTTTAACTCCTCCCAAATGAAGCCAAGATGCGCTTTAAAGGATCAATTTCATGGATACCAACTATCTATCAGCTCATTGGCATCAAATCAAGGGCGCAGTACGCGAGCAGTTCGGCAAATTGACCGATGATGATTTGCTTGAAGTCGGTGGCAAAATCGAAGTTCTCGTGGGCAAATTACAAGAATATTACGACATGAGCCTTGAAGAAGCAGAAGCCGCCGTCACTGGCTTAAAAATTGATGCCGAAGGCATGAAACTAGAAACCAATATTTAACACATACCGGAGTTTTTATGAAAATCAATATTATGTTATTACCGTTATTACTCGCAGCAACATTGCTGGGCTGTGACAATAGCACTGAGCAGAAAGCGGCTGATGCTGCCCACAATGCAAATGAGACCATGAAAGACGCAGCGCATGACGCTAACGAAAACATGAAAGATGCCGCAGATGCTGTAAAAGAAAAAGCCGAAGATGCTGCCGATGCGATGCAAGAGCAAATTGATAAGGCTAAAGCAGAACGCGCAAAGCAAGAAGCTGAAGATGCAATGAAAAAAGAAGAAGCCTTAAAAAAGTAAAACCCTAAAGGATTTTCCTTAGTGCGTTTTAACGATTTTTTACGGATGTAAATACAATGAAAACACAAATGCTAGCCTTCGCAGTTGCGTCTGCACTATTGAGTGTAACAGCGCCTGCGATAGCGGAAGACATCACTCTGTTTGATTACGAACAACCTACCAGCGCGTATGAAGATGCGTATGTTTCTGGGCGGTTGAATATCAATAGCGGCAATCAAGATCAAACCAGCCATGATTTGAATCTGGACATGAATTATGAAAAGGTTTTCAGCTCTCCCGATCGCGATATAAAGCTCAACGGGGATTTGCAAGGCTCATCCAAACGCGGCCCGAATGCTGACGATGACACGCAAGAAAACTATTTGGGCACCGGCTCAGTAGGCATGAACAAATACTTCAAGCCCAATAGCAAAGGCGCTTTTTGGTATACTGATGGCGAAATCGGCATTAAAAAAGGTGCTGATGACCCACGTATTAAAGCAGGCGTCGGTGTAGGCTATGGTCGTGTCGTCAATGTGACACCGATGGCACAAGCCATTCGTTTAGTCGAAGCATTGACTGAGAAACAGCGCCTGACAGGTAGTTTAACTAAAGCAGAATATAACCAAGTTGCAAACATTATTGCACGCGAGAGTGAATACCGCACTAAATACGGCGCAGTCGATTATCAGCAGAACTGGATGGCGGATATTGAAAAAGTTCTGCAAGCGACAGGTAAAACGGCAGGTGAACTTGGCGCCATCGGTATTCTCAGAGCACGTGATGTGTTGGTCAACGAACGCATTTCTACCCGCAAATACGGCTGGTTAGCCAAAGTGGGCGTTAGCGAGGTGTTTAAAGACTATGATGGCAGTGATACCAAACCGGCATTGGATGTGGGTGCGGAATACCATCACCCGTTGAATAATCAAACCCAGTTTTCCAATGAAGCATCAGCTTCTGCGATTTTGGAAGATAGCGACAGTAGCTATACTGCTAAAAATGCCATGAGTTTGACGCATGAATTAACTGACCGCGTGGATTGGTTAAATAGCTGGGCGATGAATTACGATCACAATGATGTTACCAGCGCTGATACAACAACCAATGCGGTGAGTTCTACCTACCGTTATTATATTAGCAACAAACTGGCATTTGACACGGTAGCCGCATTATCCAAAGTCAGTGATGATATTGCTGACAATGGTAATGATGAAATCGATAATTCATTGTTTATGGGTGTGACTTATCGCTTGAAATAATATTGTTTGCTTAATTGATTTAACAGTTGCCCTTGTTTAAAGGGCACGGAGTATGACGATGAAAATGTTACATTCATTAACGGCTAACGCAGTAATCTTTGCTGTTTTACTAAGTTTAACAGCGTGTTCGGGGATGACCACCCGCGAGAAAAATACCGCTGTAGGCGCGGGCGTTGGTGCTGTTGCCGGTAGCGCCGTAACGGGTGGTTCGACTGCTGGAACCATCGGTGGTGCGGCGGTCGGTGGAATCATTGGTAACGGCGTGCGTTAATAAAAAGATGATAATTTCACCTTTATTGGCTGCGCGAGCAGCCATTTTAATGGCTATATTATTCGGTATAGCGGCTTGTTCCACACTGCCTGAATCTGAACCAACTCAGGGTTGGAAACCGCCATCCACGTGTCCACTCAACTCCGGCTTCTTTGGAAATCAACCGGATAGCGAGTGCCTACTCAAGGAGCAACAAAATACTGTGCATGGATACATTGTTTAATGAAACGCTTCTACCGCCCCGCCCTTGCGATCGCACTTGCACTGCTCATCAGTGGCTATTTCGCACAGAATCTACTCTTCGGCACGCCGGTTGAAGCGCAAACCGTCGTTAAAAGCGAATTGCGCCAAACCGTCGTTGCCAGCGGGCGCGTCACATGGCCGCAGCGCATTTCCGTCGCGGCAGAAATCACCGGGCGCGTCACTCACATTCCCGTCAAAGAAGGTCAAGCGGTCAAACGCGGCGATTTGCTCATCCAGCTTGCAGACAGCACTGAACGCGCCAGCCTCACCCAAGCCACCACCGCCGTAGCACTCGCCGAAGCCAAACTGCGTCAGCAACGCGAAGTCGCGCTACCTACCGCGCAAGAAGCACTGCGCCAAGCCCAAGCCGATGTCGAACAAACCCGCCAACAACTCACCCGCATCCGCTCGCTCAACAACCAGAAATACATCAGCAAAACCGAACTGGACACCGCCCAACGCAATCTGGATGTTGCCAACAGCAAACTGGAAGCAGCCCAATTACAAGTGCAAAGCAACCAGCCCAAAGGCAGCGATGCATTACTTGCCACCACCGCCTTAAATCAAGCACGCGCATCCTTGCAACTCACGCAAGTCAAGTTAGCGCAAACCACCATCCTCGCCCCCGCCGACGGCACGCTGATCAGCCGCAGCATTGAACCGGGCGATATTGCCACCGCTGGCAAAGCCTTCATGGTGTTGGCAGCGCAAGGCGAAACCCAGATTGAAGTGCAAATCGACGAAAAAAACCTCGGCAAACTCGCCGTCGGACAAGTCGCGCTGAGTTCCGCCGATGCCTTCCCGCAACAGCGTTTTAATGCCGAAGTTGCCTACATCAACCCCGGCGTGGATGCGACACGCGGCGCGGTAGAGGTGAAATTGCGGGTCAAAGAACCGCCGGATTATTTGCGCCAAGACATGACCGTTTCAGTCGATATAGAAACTGCCAAAAAGCCGGATGCGCTGGTAATCCCCACGGGTGCGCTGCACGAACCCAGCAGCGATGCGCCGTGGGTGCTGGTGGTGCGCAATAACCGCACGGTAAAACAAACCGTCACGCTCGGCTTGCGCGGTGATGAAAACGTGGAAGTGTTAAACGGTCTGACCGCCGGTGAAGCGGTGATTCCGGCGAATTTAGCCCTGATCAAAGCCGATCAGCGGGTGCGGGTGACACTGCCGCCATGAATTCAGCCATGCCCTTTGAATGGATTTTAGCGATTCGCTTCATGCGTCAAGCACGAATGCAAACCTTGCTGATCATGGCGGGTGTGGCGCTCGGCGTGTCGGTAATTGTGTTTATTTCTGCCTTGATCAGCGGGCTGCAAAGCAATTTGTTCAAACGTACCTTGGATTTTCAAGCGCAAATCGTGATTCTGCCGCCCAAAGAAGTGTCGCGTCCTCTCCACAAACCGGACGGTGGAATGCTTGCCACGCTGGTGCAACCACGGGCGCAACGCTTGCAGTCGGTCGATCAATGGCAAACCGTCCTCGCGCAAGTCGCCAAAATGGATGGGGTGAGCATCGTTGCTCCGGTGGTATCAGGTGCGGGTTTTATCGTGCGCGGCGAAGCTAACAAAGCCGTCGGCTTGACCGGCATTGAGCCAGAAACCTACCTGCAACTCATCGCCCTCAACAGTAAAATCATCGCAGGCACAGCCAATATCACCGGCACGGATATGCTGATCGGCTTGGATTTGGCGAAAGATTTGGGCGTGTGGACAGGCGATAAACTCAATCTGCAAACCGCATCCGGCGGCACGGCAACCTTGAGCATTCGCGGCATTTTCGATTACGGCAATAGCGAGTTAAATTTACGTTCGGTGTACGTCGCGCTGCGCACTGCGCAAAGCCTGCTCGATTTAGCGGGCGGTGTGACCAGCATCGGCGTGAATCTGGACGCGCCATTTACTGCCGAAACCGTGGCGCAAACCATTCAGGCGC
The DNA window shown above is from Candidatus Thiothrix sulfatifontis and carries:
- a CDS encoding CsbD family protein, yielding MDTNYLSAHWHQIKGAVREQFGKLTDDDLLEVGGKIEVLVGKLQEYYDMSLEEAEAAVTGLKIDAEGMKLETNI
- a CDS encoding DUF481 domain-containing protein; the encoded protein is MLAFAVASALLSVTAPAIAEDITLFDYEQPTSAYEDAYVSGRLNINSGNQDQTSHDLNLDMNYEKVFSSPDRDIKLNGDLQGSSKRGPNADDDTQENYLGTGSVGMNKYFKPNSKGAFWYTDGEIGIKKGADDPRIKAGVGVGYGRVVNVTPMAQAIRLVEALTEKQRLTGSLTKAEYNQVANIIARESEYRTKYGAVDYQQNWMADIEKVLQATGKTAGELGAIGILRARDVLVNERISTRKYGWLAKVGVSEVFKDYDGSDTKPALDVGAEYHHPLNNQTQFSNEASASAILEDSDSSYTAKNAMSLTHELTDRVDWLNSWAMNYDHNDVTSADTTTNAVSSTYRYYISNKLAFDTVAALSKVSDDIADNGNDEIDNSLFMGVTYRLK
- a CDS encoding glycine zipper 2TM domain-containing protein; the protein is MKMLHSLTANAVIFAVLLSLTACSGMTTREKNTAVGAGVGAVAGSAVTGGSTAGTIGGAAVGGIIGNGVR
- a CDS encoding efflux RND transporter periplasmic adaptor subunit; the protein is MKRFYRPALAIALALLISGYFAQNLLFGTPVEAQTVVKSELRQTVVASGRVTWPQRISVAAEITGRVTHIPVKEGQAVKRGDLLIQLADSTERASLTQATTAVALAEAKLRQQREVALPTAQEALRQAQADVEQTRQQLTRIRSLNNQKYISKTELDTAQRNLDVANSKLEAAQLQVQSNQPKGSDALLATTALNQARASLQLTQVKLAQTTILAPADGTLISRSIEPGDIATAGKAFMVLAAQGETQIEVQIDEKNLGKLAVGQVALSSADAFPQQRFNAEVAYINPGVDATRGAVEVKLRVKEPPDYLRQDMTVSVDIETAKKPDALVIPTGALHEPSSDAPWVLVVRNNRTVKQTVTLGLRGDENVEVLNGLTAGEAVIPANLALIKADQRVRVTLPP
- a CDS encoding ABC transporter permease, which translates into the protein MPFEWILAIRFMRQARMQTLLIMAGVALGVSVIVFISALISGLQSNLFKRTLDFQAQIVILPPKEVSRPLHKPDGGMLATLVQPRAQRLQSVDQWQTVLAQVAKMDGVSIVAPVVSGAGFIVRGEANKAVGLTGIEPETYLQLIALNSKIIAGTANITGTDMLIGLDLAKDLGVWTGDKLNLQTASGGTATLSIRGIFDYGNSELNLRSVYVALRTAQSLLDLAGGVTSIGVNLDAPFTAETVAQTIQAQTGLKVDSWIATNSQFFSALEAQSMSNTVIRFFVGLTAALGIASVLVVSVVQKSKAIGILRATGTSRQQILRLFLLQGALTGLIGSLLGALGGWLFLNAWRNIAINADGTQLFPITFDPMLLVYAAVGATLVGILAALFPALQAARLDPAVAIRG